AACTAGTAAAATCAATGATTGACCAGATCATGGCAATACATAAAGACCTAAAATGGGTACACATTGGATCCGATGAGGTATTGCAAGAATTATGTGGAAGGTTTGATACATAGTTTGCGAAAATATTGTTTGTTCTTAGAGGCCATTCAGTTAATCTTGTGATatttcattttaaatacctttatTTTAAGAAATGAAAATTGATTATCTATACATTATCTTTTAGGTCTATTACCTTGGTGAAGGTGAAGAATCCAAGCAATTGATTGAGCAAAGCAAAACTAATGTAGATAGCCTGTTCTTGTCTCATGTGCAAACTGTTGCAAGTTACATCATCAATACCCACCCAGATGTGAAACCTATCATGTGGGATGACCTGCTTCGGAATATCAGTGAAGATAAACTTAAAGGTATTATTGTTTTGTCAATGACTCCATTTGTGCTAAAAGTATGAAAGGGAAAGAAACACTTTGCTTGAAGTTGAGTTCTTCAGCTGGCCTACTTTCCAGAAAAGTACATGTGCTCCTCCATCATTACTATTTGATCATATCTGCTGTGTCTTTCAATACATTCTTTTCTGCTCTTTtagcagacttttgttgaagccATACCTATTGTCTGCTGTAAATGTTGGCAGGAGTGTTTTATGTGTTGCTGCTTTATAAAATATGTGAATTTCTTCATCATAATCAAAATTTATATCTTCTGTAGCCAAATAACTTATAATATAATCCCTAGGTATCTGCTGACTTTTGTCTGGTACAGTACCTCTAATCCACAACATTCCTATTACTTTATTTTGGATGGTTTTGTTTTGCCTTTTTGACTGACACATAATGCTGTGTTTCTGTGGTAATCTATTTTTGCCCAAATTGCTTTCGTTATTTTTTCCTGTCATATTTTGTGAACAACTTCTTGTTTAGTTCTTCACCTGATTTACATTTTTTGTACCTTCAAAATTCAACCCAAGCACATTGTATCAGACCCATCTATAGTGCCCTAGATATGACCAATGTTTGAGCCACGTGAAATTGCATTTAGATTTTTATTTTCAGGGTATTGATATGAAACCATGGTTTGACCAattttgtaaagaaagaaagacttgcattactatagcacttttcacggcctcaggatgtcccaaagtgctttcagccaattaagtacttttgaagtataatctctgttgtaatgtagactcCAGCTACCTTCTCTACTTGCTAAAAAATTTCTTTTCGTAAACATGTCTGATTTCCAAGCGTATAAATTATTTCTCCAATTCTAATTTTACACCCTTTACATTAAAGGGATTAAAATATTACAAacaaatggtaaaatgttaaatcACTTGGAGTACTGATTAGTTTATGACCCACCAATTGTTTGGGTTTGTATAAAACATGGGGGTAGTAATGTCAGTGCAATCCAGGCAGAATCGgctaaaccagcgtaaaagatcggggcattttaaacgtaagtgagctATGCCAAAAACCACTTGCGTTCATGTTTTCCACTATtttttacgctggtttaagattcaatttgccGGATCAGGCCccgtccacaaaactggccacaccccagGTCAAAATTACGagattgcgctggttcaggaaggttCTTCAAATTCCGCTCATTTTCTTGGGTGTACTGACGCTTGTAAGGACAGTTTAAAAGTTTTTccacatcaaaaaatatttaatttactaagaaactgactagtgtgcaCCAATGAAAaagttaaatggttcagtatagtttttaaagtaattttcagggattttaaatcaggttactcacaggtgaaagactggacactcttattaaaaatgcttattttgggTAATAAACCAAGCTGCCActgttaaatacatcaaggaataccttttaatggaaaggaaagaaaatgatCACGTTCTATTGTGCTGGTTCAtgcaagattttacatttgtgattaagcACATTAATTTTAACGGAAACTTGAGACccaaccagcgcaatttcaaatgcattttgggcacaatttccctattgcacccaaagtggaaactTAGGATAAAgcagaaaagatttttttaaaatattttaatgaaattGCTGTTGATAATTTGGTTTATTCATAGTAGACATTGTGattaaaaacaaaatccaaaTTCACGTGCAAATTCTAAATCTTAGAAGATTAGTTTGAATTGAACAGGGACAGTGTTACGAACGGTAATAGTGACTGGCTGTTTTGAATGGAATAATGTatagttttaaaaattattttttcaaaaataaaGTATGAAGTAAACAATATTTCAAATTATTAACATATCCATAATTCTTCTGGAAATTATACGGTGAAATATCTCACATAAACTTGTAGTATATTCTGTTGCCCCAATCATTTTTGATAGTTTTTCATAGAATAcagcacattaaaaaaaatgtgtggTTTTCCTTGAAAATTCTCAGTCATCATGGCATAATTATCATATTTTTGCTAGGATATTGACATCCTAGAATTTTTTTTAGCAAGGCATcaattaatttttaatgaatcaaAAATACAAATTAAATTGTGAATTGAAAAGGTAATCCTGATGTTCTGAGGTTTATATTTAGTTTGGATCTTTTTTAATTGAGAAAGGAAAATCTATTattttgaatttaatttttaaaattattttgttttttgcCTTTTGGTGCAAACGTTATTGAAAAGCTTTTTTTCTTTTATCTCCCATTAGAATCCAGGCTGGATCAACTTGTTCAACCAATGATCTGGGATTATAACGCCAATCTTGATGTATATAAAATGAGTACGTAAACTTACTTTGTTTTCAATCCCCATGGGGTTATTAATAGCAATGTGAAAATTAACAAAgtatttctttgcttttttttaaaggagCAACAAAAACAGAGTGAAGTACACTGTGTGTTTTGGTATATTGTTATATTTATTTTAGCAGGAGCGGTTCAAAATTAGAACAGCATAATTGGGAAAGATGTAAACTCACATTCTAAGTTTAAGTGTGAGTGAATTTTTGGCTACTATGCCAATCGAAAAGGGGAATATAGTAACGACAAGTTGTGTAATTCCTTTAACTCTTGTAAGAAATTGTGCCATGACAATTTACTTAAACAGAATTCATTTAGGATGGTTAGATTTAtttccatttttaatatatttttaagaatATAATGAAAAGTTCATTATAAAAAGGCCATCACAAAGAGCGTTGTCGTGCGGCTCTGATTTTATTGGACCAATAAACTCGAACCACTTTTACAGCATGTTCCCACGATTACAGCCAGTAGCCCCCAATTTGCTTTAATTCATTACTCTTCGTACGGGTTTTTTGTTGTGTGCTTTTACAATTATTTTTATGCTAATTAATACATTTTAACATTTCCTGCACTTTACTAGTGTATTGTCAttgatttggaaaaaaaaataaacccaGTGGAGATTTGTTTTCTGATGGCATGTCTAATAATGACAATCAATTTGTGATTTAAAAATGACAGTCACTCAACAGCAGCTGAAATTGGTATCCCCCACACTGCCTGTTACTAGGCCGAGAACACCCCCTTTTTTTTGCTTTGCAGTAACTTTCAAGGTAAACCATGATGAAATGTGCTTATTTTCCATATATGCTGTTAGTGTTAAACATAATAGGACAACTTGCGTATCATAAACAGATGTTAATTTGATTTTATTCACTTAGTGCTTCAAATACAAAAATACCAGCGAACTGGATTCTCTCAGATTTGGTTTGCAAGTGCCTTTAAAGGAGCTACAGGCGCAGCTCAGTCTCTAACATCCATTAGCTACCACTTAGCTAATCACCTGCAGTGGCTGAAGGTGGCTGAAGCTCTGCCAAGGGACTCCATTCAGCTACAGGGGATAGCGCTGACTGGCTGGCAGAGGTATGTGAGGAAGCAGAAAGGTCTATCCAGGTTCAGAAATTCCTTTTATTGCAGTGTTTACACCATAGTCTAACATGtgcctttctttctatctgttttttaaaaattaattcaataTCTCTTGAACAGCACACCTGCCTCTTTTAAGTTAATTGCTATTATTTATTACTGTCCCAAACAATGTTAAGGGAAGGAATGAATCTGAAGGGAAAACACTGGTTTAACCAGCACATTTGGGTTGAAATTCCGCTATATGATATTAGTAACTAATGCGTTTGTATAAAATTCTTCTGTCTTCTACTTTAATACGGGCATTAACCTGAATATTTTAAATGGGTCATCACCTCAGTTGGAATAGTAGAGAGAGAAATTTCATATGAACACATCAGTGCTGATTGCTACACAGCAGAATTTTATTCAATTTTGGTTGTCTGAAGAGCCAATTTTGTTTTAGATTTTAATATGCTTTGCATTAATAAAGGGACAAAGCACTTAAAGTTTGTGCTAATAGCAAATTTCAGTTGCATAGCAACTGTTATGCACTTCCATCTCATTGCATTTCATGTTTTATAATATCTTTAATACTTTCCCCTGAGTATCGCTTACTTTCCTCCTGAAATTGGAATATGTATGTATGAGCCATAGTTCCTTTTTGCTTTTTCTGATTATTTATTCAGATTGATGCAGGATTTAACTTAATTTGAAATGGAGAATCTTGATACAGGTTATTGGCCAACCTGACTTTTTTGCAAGGAGAAATGTTTAGCAGAGACTGACTTAAGGGATAGAAGAAGCTTTCATAGTTTCCAAACTTGTAGAAAATTCAGACTATGTGTACACACAACATAGAATAAAGACAAATAATGTAAATAGTAATAGTTTCTCTATTTATTTTGtctgttattttgttttttaagataTGATCATTTCTCCGTTTTATGTGAACTACTTCCTGTGGGGATTCCATCCTTGGCAGTCTGTCTTCAGACACTGAGAAATGGTAAGGCATATTCTATGTAAAGTGCTTAAAGATGTTTTAAACAGCCAGTGGCTTTCTGAGCTACTACATGGTGAAGACTTCTCTGTCTGATCCTCAGTTGTCTTGGAGACTTCTACACAGGGAGTGAGTTGTTTCCTAAGGGTAGATCTTCAAATATTGGTCACTGAGAATGAGATGTGCTCAGTCTGGTTTAATCACTTGTTTTTGGTTTAGAATGTGAACTGTTTGGAAGTATGTCTTTCTTAAAAAGACGCACTGTTGTAGGGTAGATTTCTATGTCCTCGAATGCCACGAGCACGGGCTGTGGACCCGAAATTTTCCAGTGCACATTCATGGCATGTGCATCATGGACTTGAAAAATCTTTCTTTATATATTTAAATAGAGTTACAAGCAACATCACTGTTACTAATCACATATCATTTTCCCAGTGTTGTACACTTTGTGAGGGAAAGATTCATAAGGAAATCTGCTCTCACCACTTGGTGTTCCATCAACTAGGCATTTACAACTTAGTATTGATAGGACTTGCCCACCTTCTCAAGTTTTAGGTGGATATGAAGCAGCAGTGAGGGTGGGAGCATTTTAACACAAGGAAGAGAATGCAATACTTAAATaatgttttccttagagcaatgATTTCAATTTCGCAGCTTTTCCTTCCTCCCAAGTTTCCCTTTGCCTATTCAATCAATAAATTACTCAGTATTGCTCCCTTTATCAATAAATGCAATCAACTACCAAAGTTAAACAACATTTACTGCtcttcagttttttttcttttaatcaaTAACTTCCATACTAAACAATCTCCCTTCCTACTAAAGCCTCTCTCTTCCCAGCATGGTAAATAAAGATACATACATTTCAATGAAATGTACTGTTTTAAAAGTGTGTTTATTTTTAGTTTGCGATTGCTGACTCTTTCTTAGCATTCAAGCTGAAGCACCTACTCGACTGTCTTTACTCGCACAGACACAGCTTAAAATCTATTATATGTGTGATTTCATGCTTACGTAAAGCAGAGATGAATACATTTCAGTACAGCCCTGGTAAATGATAACTCACAAATGTACGTGCAACTTCTACTCACAAATGACTATCACACAAGCTACTTTCCTGCTCTGATGCAGCTTACATTGAGTGTCACGGTGCTTATCCCCTCATttctaattttgttttaaatgaaaaAAGGTAAACATTGTCTTTAGTTTTAAACTAGCAATTAACTGACAAGGGTTGGAGTATAATTAGATGAATGAAGAATTAACTGGGTTGCTACAGACCATAGTATGGAGCGAGAAATATGACCACACTGGAAATGTAACGCAGGGACTGAAAAACACCTGACTGTCAGCATCCACACTGATTGATGATGAACTGAGTCATTTTTAATTTCATGTATCCAAACAAATATATATTTGTCATAGCATCTATATCACATCTTCTGATGGCTTAAAAGCAAGGTCAATTGTCTTTTGTTTATCATTTTAATTAATACAGAATATATTTACAATTATAGCAGGTGGGGAGGAATACACTATCTGTTAATACATTTGTAAGTTTTAGCCCAAATTGAGCTCCATGGAGATTTAGAACCACTTATGGCCAAAATTAAAATTGGTCTCCACTTGTTTTTGAGTGGGTGCACATGAGATTTTTGTTATACCCTAATTGTTCTAGTAACGTGAGTTTTAGGAGAATAGGATACTCACAGAATAAACCCAGACTCaaatttcaaaattattttaactTGCAATAATGTCCCAAATGCTTTCATTTGGCACAAGAATTGTTCTTTTCCACTTGCTTTAAAAAATTACATATTGTGTGTTCCAAAATAGGTATGTTCTCTGAAAAGGAAGAGGACTTTGTGAAACGGTGTCTTGGATTCAAAACATTGAGAATTAACTTTCTAAGGTAACTGATCAATAGACTTAATTTGGATATCATCTGTCATGTTGCATTTTCAATACACTAATGAAATCTGGAGAAATGAAATTGTTAGAGGAAACTAAATCATTGAAAATCTGTGTTTCTTCTAGTTTTAGTTAAAAATTAAACCCACAAGAGTTTATTGTTGCTATAGTATTTGCAGCTGGTACTATACTGGGCAtctattataggaaggatattaaaaaaaaatggaaaaggggGCAGTGTAGATTTGCTAGGGTGTTACCAGGAAAGAGGGGATACAGTTATGAGTTGGAGCTTTTTCATTAGCactgagaaggctaaggggtgacctgataaccCTTCATAACCATGAAGACCTCTATGATCAGGCAAATAGCAATAGATCATTTCCATTGATCAGTGAGatggtaacaagagggcacaaatttaagtcAATTACAAAAGGAATTGAAGGGAAtg
The nucleotide sequence above comes from Heptranchias perlo isolate sHepPer1 chromosome 23, sHepPer1.hap1, whole genome shotgun sequence. Encoded proteins:
- the LOC137341194 gene encoding hexosaminidase D-like isoform X3; this encodes MADGQGVKAMEADTSPRKPPQMGLKLVHLDLKGAPPKVSYLAEIFPLFEHLGANGILLEYEDMFPYEGKLQALRSPNAYGPSDIRDVINLARLHNFEVIPLVQTFGHMEFVLKHETFSHLREVKTFPNSLNPHKKESMELVKSMIDQIMAIHKDLKWVHIGSDEVYYLGEGEESKQLIEQSKTNVDSLFLSHVQTVASYIINTHPDVKPIMWDDLLRNISEDKLKESRLDQLVQPMIWDYNANLDVYKMMLQIQKYQRTGFSQIWFASAFKGATGAAQSLTSISYHLANHLQWLKVAEALPRDSIQLQGIALTGWQRYDHFSVLCELLPVGIPSLAVCLQTLRNGMFSEKEEDFVKRCLGFKTLRINFLSIEDAGNFPGSEILNRVTQIITWLQESVDKLLEENIYIKGWFSTYHRKRKFVHPIIIRHFEGEVRG